The nucleotide sequence CGGCCTGATGGCCGCGGTGATGGGCCGCGCCGCGCTGGGCCGGGAGGTCACCTTCGGCATCGTCTGGCGCGAGGTGCAGCCGCGGCTGCTGCCGCTGCTCGGCGTCGCGTTCGGCTACGCGCTCTTGACCACCCTCGGCGTCATGCTCTGCATCTTCCCCGGCGTGGTCGCCTGGGTGTTCTGGGCGCTGGCCGCCCCGGCGCTGGTGCTCGAGCGCGGGACGTTCCGGGAGGCGTTCGCGCGGTCGGTCAAGCTGGTCAGCGGCGCCTTCTGGCGGGTGCTCGGCGTGCTGCTGCTGGCCCGGATCATCGGGTCGTTCTTCGAGAGCATCATCCAGCTGCCGTTCACCCTCGGCAGCGGCGTGTTCAGCCAGATGCTCAACCCGGCCAAGGTGACCGTGCCGAGCACCGGTGACCTGCTGCTGGCGTCGGCCGGGCAGATCATCGGCGGCACCATCTCGATCCCGTTCATCGCGCTGGTCACCGTGATCGTGTACCTCGACCAGCGGATGCGCCGCGAAGGCATGGACATCGAGCTGGCCCGCGCCGCGGGGGTCCAGCCGCCGCAGGCATGGTGATCTTCCGGCTCATCGACGTCCCGGTCGACATCGACCGGGACGCGGCCCGCCGCGCGGCCGAAGAGGAGCTGTCGGACCCGAAGTACCGCGACGCCCGGCCGGGCTTCCTGCAGCAGATCGGCCAGTGGCTCGGGGAGCAGCTGGAAAAGCTGCTGAACAGCCTGTCCTCGGACGTCCCCGGCGGGATCTTCGGGGTGGTGCTGCTCGTCGCGCTGCTGATCGTGCTCGTCGTGGTGATCCGGTTGCGCACGGGCAAGATGGCCGCCTCGGCGCGGGCCGGCAGCGTCGTCTTCGGCGGGCCGCGCAAGAACGCGAGCGACTACCGCCGGGCGGCCGAAGAAGCCGCTGCCGCTGGCCGGTTCGACGACGCCGTCCGCGATCGGTTCCGCGCCGTCGTGCGGGCCCTGGAGGAACGCGCGCTGCTCGACGCCCGCTCCGGCCGGACCGCGGACGAGGCCGCCGCCGAGGCCGGCCTGCTGCTGCCGAACGTCGCCGACCAGCTGCGGCAGGGTGCCCGGCTCTTCGACGACGTCCACTACGGAGGCCGCGAAGGCACCGAAGCGGCGTACCGCACGCTGACCGAGCTGGACGAGCGCTGCCGCCGTGAGCGACCGGTCGCCATGGCGGCCCCGTGATCACCGCCGACGTACTCTTTCCCGCGGAGGCGGCATGAGCACAGCGGTTTCGCCGGACCTGCGCCGGATCTGGCGCGGTGCCCGCATTCCCCTCGCGCTCCTCGCCCTGATCTTCATCGCCGGTGCGCTGCTCCTGCTCGGCCGCGGCGAGCAGGCCCACGGCGACCTCGAACCCGGCTCGTACGAACCCGGTGGCGCGCACGCCCTTGCGAAACTGCTGAAGAACCAGGGCGTCGACGTCCGGACCGTGCACACGATCGCCGAAGCGGACGCCGAAATCGGCGAAGACGCGACGCTGCTGGTCACCGCACCGGATCTGGCTCCGGCGAAGCGGTTCGACGCGCTGCGCGAGCGCGCCGCCGACGTCGTCCTGGTGACGCCGGGGGAGCGGACGCTGCACGATTCGCTGCCGCTGGTGCGCCAGGCCGGCCGCAGCGACGTCGGGACGTTGCCGCCGCAGTGCACGGTCGCCGCGGCGGTCGCGGCGGGCGAGGTCACCCTCGGCGGGATCGGCTACGCCTCGCCCGGTGCGCGCTCGTGCTACCCCGGCGAGGACGGCGGCGGCACGCTGCTGCAGCTCGCCGACGGCGGCGGCACGACGACGCTGCTCGGCTCCCCGGCACCGCTGACCAACGCGCGGCTCGCCGAACAGGGCAATGCGGCGCTGGGGCTGCGCCTGCTCGGCGCGCACCCGAAGCTCGTCTGGTACCTGCCGACCACGTCGGACCCGGCGCTCGACGGCTCCCGCCGGTCGATCTTCGACCTCATCCCGGACGGCTGGTACTTCGGGGCCGCGCAGGCGTTCGTCGCCGTCGCCCTGCTGGCGTTGTGGCGGGCCCGGCGGCTCGGCCCGGTGGTCACCGAGCCGCTGCCGATCGTCGTCCGCGCGGCCGAAACGGCCGAGGGCCGCGCCCGGCTGTACCGGCGGGCCAAGGCGGCCGGGCACGCGGGTGAGACGCTGCGGGAAGCGGCGCGCGGCCGGCTGCGGACCGCGCTGGGATTGCCGCGCGACGCCGACCCGGCGGCGCTGGTGGAGTCGGTCAGCACGCGGACCGGCCGGGCGGCCCAGGACGTCGGCGCGGTCCTCTACGGCCCGCCGGTACCGGACGATCCCGCGCTGGTCCGGCTGGCCGGCGAACTCGACCACGTGGAACGAGAGGCAGGGCGAACTTGACCAGCGGTACCGAGAACGCGACCGGGGCCCGCGACGCGCTGATCGCGTTGCGCGCCGAGGTCGGCAAGGCCGTCGTCGGCAACGAAGCCGCCGTCACCGGGCTGATCCTGGCGCTGCTCTGCCGGGGGCACGTGCTGCTCGAAGGCGTCCCGGGCGTGGCGAAGACGCTGCTCGTACGGGCGCTGGCGGCGGCGCTGGACCTGGAGACCACGCGCGTGCAGTTCACCCCGGACCTGATGCCCGGCGACGTCACCGGGTCGATCGTCTACGACGCGCACAGCGGCGAATTCTCCTTCCGCGAGGGGCCGGTGTTCACGAACCTGCTGCTCGCCGACGAGATCAACCGGACCCCGCCGAAGACGCAGTCGTCGCTGCTGGAGGCGATGGAGGAGCGGCAGGTCTCGATCGACGGCAAGTCGCGGCCGCTGCCCGACCCGTTCATCGTGATCGCCACCCAGAACCCGGTGGAGTACGAGGGCACCTACCCGCTGCCGGAGGCGCAGCTGGACCGGTTCCTGCTCAAGCTGACCATGCCGGCGCCCTCGCGCGAAGACGAGATCGGGATCCTGTGGCGGCACGCGCAGGGCTTCGACCCGCGCAACCTCGCGGCCGCGGGCCTGCGCGCGGTCGCCGGTGCCCCGGAACTCGCGGCGGCGCGCGAAGCCGTGGCCCGGGTGACGATCGGGCCCGAGGTGATCGGGTACGTCGTCGACCTGTGCCGGGCGACGCGGCAGCTGCCATCGGTGCGGATCGGCGTTTCCCCCCGCGGTGCCACGGCGTTGCTCGCGGTGACCCGGGCCTGGGCCTGGCTCGCCGGGCGCGACTACGCGACCCCCGACGACGTCAAGGCCCTCGCCCGGCCCGCGCTGCGGCACCGCCTGGACGTCCGGCCGGAGGCGGAACTCGAGGGCGTCACCGCGGACGGCGTGCTGGACCGCGTGCTCGCGTCCGTGCCCGTGCCGCGCTGACATGGCCGTCACCGGAAGGCTCGGGCTGCTGGCGCTGTTCGGCGCGCTGGTGGTCGGGCTGCTCCTGCCGTCGGGCACGGGGATGCTGGCGGTCGCCGCGGTGCTGCTGGTGCTCGTGGTCGTCGACCTGGTGCTGGCGGGAAGCGTGCGGGCGCTGACGTTTGCGCGCTCGGGCGACACTTCGGTCCGGCTCGGCGAGCCGTGCGAAGTGACGCTGGTGGTCGCGAACCCCGGAGGCCGGGCGGTGCGCGGGCAGCTGCGCGACGCGTGGCCGCCGAGCGCGGGCGCGTCCGACCGCCATTCCCTGCGCGTCCCGGCGGGGGAGCGGCGGGCGCTGGTGACGGCGTTGCGGCCGTCGCGGCGGGGTGACCGGACGGCGGCGCGGGTGACGGTCCGGTCGGTCGGGCCGCTGGGCTTGGCCGCCCGGCAGGGTTCGCACGAGGTCCCGTGGACGGTCCGCGTGCTGCCGCCGTTCCACAGCCGCAAGCACCTGCCGTCCCGGCTGGCGCGGCTGCAACAGCTCGACGGCCGCAACGCGGTGCTGATCCGGGGCCAGGGCACGGAATTCGACTCGCTGCGCGAGTACGTCATCGGCGACGACGTCCGGTCCATCGACTGGCGCGCGACCGCGCGGGCGCACGACGTCATGGTCCGGACCTGGCGCCCCGAGCGCGACCGGCACGTCGTGCTGGTGCTGGATACGGGCCGCGTCTCGGCGGGCCGGGTGGGCGACGCGCCCCGGCTCGACGCGGCGATGGACGCGGCGTTGCTGCTGGCCGCACTGGCTTCCCGGGCCGGCGACCGCGTCGACCTGCTGGCCTACGACCGGCGGTTGCGGGCGGCGGTGCAGGGATCGTCCGGAGCTTCATTGCTGACGTCGCTGGTGAACGCGATGGCGCCGCTCGAGCCGTCGCTGGTCGAGACGGACGCGCGCGGCATGATCGCGGAGGTGCTCCGGCGCACCCGCCGCCGGGCCCTGGTCGTGTTGCTGACCGGGCTGGACGCGGCGCCGCTGGAGGAAGGCCTGTTCCCGGTGCTGAGCTCGCTGACCGGCCGGCACGAGCTGGTCGTGGCGTCGGTGGCCGACCCCCGGGTGGCCCAGATGCTGGCGGCCCGCGGCGACGCGGAAGCGGTCTACGACGCGGCATCGGCGGCGCGCACGACGGCCGAACGCCTGCGGGTGACCGAGCGGCTGGTGCGGCACGGGGTGAGCGTGGTGGACGCGGTCCCGGAGGAGCTGCCGCCGGTGCTCGCGGACCGTTATCTGGCTTTGAAAGCCGCCGGACGGCTGTGATCGGACGGTCGACTCGCGTGATCAAAGGGTCGACACGCGTGATCCGGAGGTCGACACGATGCTTCGCCGTGTCGACCCGCCAATCACGCGTGTCGGCTCCCTGATCACGCGAGTTGACCCTTCCCGCACGCTCAGGCGGCTTCGGGCAGGGCGTCACCGGCGTCCCGGGCGTCGAGGTCGCCGACCTCGCCGTTCTTCGCCGCCCGGCGGCCGAGCGTGAAAACGTAGGCCAGGAAAGCGATTTCGGCCAGCGCGCCGATGCCGACGCGCAACCACGTCGGCCAGCCCGACGGGGTCACGAACGCCTCGATCACCCCGGACACGAACAGCACGCACGTCAGCCCGAGCGCCATCACCACCACCGACCGGCCCTGCTCGGCGAGCGCCGCCGTGCGCGAGCGGCGGCCCGGGTCGATCACCGTCCAGCCGAGCCGCAGGCCGGTGCCCGCCGCGACGAACACCGCCGTCAGCTCCAGGAGGCCGTGGGGGAGCAGGAGCCCGATCATCACGTCGCCGCGGCCGGCCGCGCTCATCGCGCCGATGATCAGTCCGGCGTTGAGCGAATTCAGCCAGAGCGCGCCGATCACCGGCAGGCCCAGCGCGACGCCGAGGAACAGGCAGGTCGCCGCCACCCACGCGTTGTTCGTCCAGACGCGCGTCGCGAAGGACGCCGCCGGCCCGGTCGAGTAGTAGTTCTCCGCCTGGCCGCCGGGCTTGGTCAGCTCGCTCAGCTCGGCCGGGGTACCCAGTGAGGCGCGCACGAGCGGATCGCGCGCGACCCAGATGGCGATCACCACCATCACCGCGATCGACGCGAGCGCGGCCGGGATCCACCAGCGCCGCGACAGGTAGACCGCGGCGGGGAACCGGTGCGTGAAGAAGCGGGCGACCTCGCGCCAGGCCGGGTTGTGCGACCCGGAAACCGCCGACCGGCCGCGGGCGACCAGATCGGACAGCCGGCCGAGCAGCGCCGGGTCGGGCGCGACCGACCGCACGATCGACAGGTGCGTCGCGGTCCGCTGGTAGAGCGTCACCAGCTCATCGGCTTCCGGCCCGGTCAGCTTGCCGCCGCGCCGGATCAGCTCGCCGAGCCGGGTCCACTCCGGCGCGTGCGCGGCGACGAAGACGTCCACATCCACACCGACCACCCTATCCGTCGATACGCTGGGCAGCGTGCACGAGGAATCGGAGCTGGTCACCGGCGAAGCGGTCGTCCTGGACCTGCGCGTGGCCAAGCTCGCCAGCCGCGCACTGGCGATGGCGCTGGACGTGCTCCTGCAGTTCGCGCTGCTGCTGGGGACGATCATGGTGCTCTCGATCGTGATGCCGGCCGCCGACGAATCGCTCGTCCTGACGGTGCTGCTGGTGTTCGTGGTGCTGATCATGGTCGGCTACCCGGTCGTGTTCGAGACGCTCTCGCGCGGCCGTTCGCTCGGCAAGATGGCGGTGGGCCTGCGGGTGGTGCGCGTCGACGGCGGCCCGATCCGGTTCCGGCACGCGCTGGTGCGCGGGCTGGCCGGCTTCGTCGTGGACTTCTGGGCGCTCGGGTTGTTCGGCGCGGTCGCGGTGATCGTGTCGCTGTGCTCGTCGAACGGCCGCCGCGTGGGCGATTTCCTGGCCGGGACGCTGGTGGTCCGCGAGCGCGTCCCGGCAGGCGCGGCGTACACGGCGGTCGGCATGCCGCCGGGCCTCGAGGGCTGGGCGGCGCAGCTCGACCTGACGCGCTTGCCGGACGACCTCGCGCTGGCGAGCCGCCAGTTCCTCGCCCGGTTCCGCGAGCTGCGGCCGGAGGCGGCGCAGGCGCTGGGCTGGGGGCTGGCGCAGCAGATGGGGAACGCGCTGGGCACGCCGGTACCGCCCGAGGTGCCGCCGTGGGCGTTCCTGGCCGCGGTGCTGGCGGAGCGGCGCAACCGCGACCAAGCCCGGGCGTTCCAGGCGTATGCGGCTCAGGGCCGGCCCGGCTATCCGCAGCCGCAGCCGGGGGCGCCTTGGCCGCCGGCGCAGTCCGGGCCGTCGGCGGGGGCGCACCCGGTCGGCGTCCGGCCCGCGGCGCAGCCGGAGCCGCCGACGCCGCCGTCCGGCACGCCGGTGCCCGTGGAGAACCCATTCACCCCGCCCAGCTGACGGGCCCTTCATTCGCAGACAGAGCCAGGTCGGCGATGAGCCGTGCCCGGTTCCGGGCGACGCCGTCTTGACTCATGTCAGGATCCTGACATATCGTGGTTGGTGTCAGGAACCTGACATGAAGAGAGAAGGAGCAGCACCATGCCCGTCACCGGCCCCGACTTCATCTCGCTCCAAGCGCGCGATCTCCCCGCGTCGCAGGCGTTCTACGAGAAGTACCTCGGCCTCGTCCGCTCGCCGGCCGGCCCGCCGCACGCCGTCGTCTTCGAGACGAAGCCGATCACGTTCGCCCTCCGCGACATCGTTCCCGGCACCGATCTCGCCTCGGTGGCCCAGCCCGGCATCGGGGCCGCGATCTGGCTCCACGCCACCGACGTCCAGGCCATTCACGACGCTCTAGCCGCCGACGGGCACACCATCGTCTCCGCGCCGATCGACGGTCCGTTCGGCCGGACGTTCACCTTCGCCGACCCCGACGGCTACCACGTCACGCTCCACGACCGCGGCTGACCGGCGCTACGAGACGTCCCCCGATGGCGAAAGCCACGTGTTGCACTGCTGGTTGCGGTTCTTGGAGGCACCGCGCTGCCACCAGCTGATGTTGTGCTTGGCGCTGCCGTGGTCGCGTTTGCCGTTGCGGGCGTAGTCGTCGCCGCGGTCCTGGGCGTTCCAGGCTTCGTCGTAGATGTTCTTGTCGACCGAGCCGCCGGAAACCGAGGCCGAGCCGAGGAACATGCCGGAGAAGCACTGCGCTTCGAGTTCCAGCCGCCGCGACAGCTCCAGGCCGGCCGCCGAGTCG is from Amycolatopsis mediterranei and encodes:
- a CDS encoding DUF58 domain-containing protein; protein product: MAVTGRLGLLALFGALVVGLLLPSGTGMLAVAAVLLVLVVVDLVLAGSVRALTFARSGDTSVRLGEPCEVTLVVANPGGRAVRGQLRDAWPPSAGASDRHSLRVPAGERRALVTALRPSRRGDRTAARVTVRSVGPLGLAARQGSHEVPWTVRVLPPFHSRKHLPSRLARLQQLDGRNAVLIRGQGTEFDSLREYVIGDDVRSIDWRATARAHDVMVRTWRPERDRHVVLVLDTGRVSAGRVGDAPRLDAAMDAALLLAALASRAGDRVDLLAYDRRLRAAVQGSSGASLLTSLVNAMAPLEPSLVETDARGMIAEVLRRTRRRALVVLLTGLDAAPLEEGLFPVLSSLTGRHELVVASVADPRVAQMLAARGDAEAVYDAASAARTTAERLRVTERLVRHGVSVVDAVPEELPPVLADRYLALKAAGRL
- a CDS encoding VOC family protein; this translates as MPVTGPDFISLQARDLPASQAFYEKYLGLVRSPAGPPHAVVFETKPITFALRDIVPGTDLASVAQPGIGAAIWLHATDVQAIHDALAADGHTIVSAPIDGPFGRTFTFADPDGYHVTLHDRG
- a CDS encoding AAA family ATPase, which encodes MTSGTENATGARDALIALRAEVGKAVVGNEAAVTGLILALLCRGHVLLEGVPGVAKTLLVRALAAALDLETTRVQFTPDLMPGDVTGSIVYDAHSGEFSFREGPVFTNLLLADEINRTPPKTQSSLLEAMEERQVSIDGKSRPLPDPFIVIATQNPVEYEGTYPLPEAQLDRFLLKLTMPAPSREDEIGILWRHAQGFDPRNLAAAGLRAVAGAPELAAAREAVARVTIGPEVIGYVVDLCRATRQLPSVRIGVSPRGATALLAVTRAWAWLAGRDYATPDDVKALARPALRHRLDVRPEAELEGVTADGVLDRVLASVPVPR
- a CDS encoding RDD family protein, which gives rise to MHEESELVTGEAVVLDLRVAKLASRALAMALDVLLQFALLLGTIMVLSIVMPAADESLVLTVLLVFVVLIMVGYPVVFETLSRGRSLGKMAVGLRVVRVDGGPIRFRHALVRGLAGFVVDFWALGLFGAVAVIVSLCSSNGRRVGDFLAGTLVVRERVPAGAAYTAVGMPPGLEGWAAQLDLTRLPDDLALASRQFLARFRELRPEAAQALGWGLAQQMGNALGTPVPPEVPPWAFLAAVLAERRNRDQARAFQAYAAQGRPGYPQPQPGAPWPPAQSGPSAGAHPVGVRPAAQPEPPTPPSGTPVPVENPFTPPS
- a CDS encoding DUF4129 domain-containing protein, whose translation is MVIFRLIDVPVDIDRDAARRAAEEELSDPKYRDARPGFLQQIGQWLGEQLEKLLNSLSSDVPGGIFGVVLLVALLIVLVVVIRLRTGKMAASARAGSVVFGGPRKNASDYRRAAEEAAAAGRFDDAVRDRFRAVVRALEERALLDARSGRTADEAAAEAGLLLPNVADQLRQGARLFDDVHYGGREGTEAAYRTLTELDERCRRERPVAMAAP
- a CDS encoding stage II sporulation protein M; the encoded protein is MDVDVFVAAHAPEWTRLGELIRRGGKLTGPEADELVTLYQRTATHLSIVRSVAPDPALLGRLSDLVARGRSAVSGSHNPAWREVARFFTHRFPAAVYLSRRWWIPAALASIAVMVVIAIWVARDPLVRASLGTPAELSELTKPGGQAENYYSTGPAASFATRVWTNNAWVAATCLFLGVALGLPVIGALWLNSLNAGLIIGAMSAAGRGDVMIGLLLPHGLLELTAVFVAAGTGLRLGWTVIDPGRRSRTAALAEQGRSVVVMALGLTCVLFVSGVIEAFVTPSGWPTWLRVGIGALAEIAFLAYVFTLGRRAAKNGEVGDLDARDAGDALPEAA
- a CDS encoding DUF4350 domain-containing protein, with product MSTAVSPDLRRIWRGARIPLALLALIFIAGALLLLGRGEQAHGDLEPGSYEPGGAHALAKLLKNQGVDVRTVHTIAEADAEIGEDATLLVTAPDLAPAKRFDALRERAADVVLVTPGERTLHDSLPLVRQAGRSDVGTLPPQCTVAAAVAAGEVTLGGIGYASPGARSCYPGEDGGGTLLQLADGGGTTTLLGSPAPLTNARLAEQGNAALGLRLLGAHPKLVWYLPTTSDPALDGSRRSIFDLIPDGWYFGAAQAFVAVALLALWRARRLGPVVTEPLPIVVRAAETAEGRARLYRRAKAAGHAGETLREAARGRLRTALGLPRDADPAALVESVSTRTGRAAQDVGAVLYGPPVPDDPALVRLAGELDHVEREAGRT